A window from Schistocerca gregaria isolate iqSchGreg1 chromosome 8, iqSchGreg1.2, whole genome shotgun sequence encodes these proteins:
- the LOC126284675 gene encoding basic proline-rich protein-like: protein MRLLQTSLPVLWLALLAAAKPPRPNAPLPPPPPPPPPRISFGFPGAHALPEPPLQDVLKLIHAPLPKVPPLPALPPLPNFPELTKLQSPPAGKVVIPHAVYGPPPSAPPPPPPSPPPPPPLPAPPKLAYGPPPPAPKLPSPPKVVLPPPAKVTPSPPPPPPPPPPPPPLPLPAPPKLAYGPPPAAPPPQRSPPPPPPPPPPPLPLTLPPPSRPSLPPKTVYGPPPPLPAPPPPPPPPALPPPSPKPVYGPPPPLPAPPPPPPPPPPPPPPPPPSPKPVYGPPPPLPAPPPPPPPPPPPPPPPPSPKPVYGPPPPLPAPPPPPPPPPPPPPPPPPPPSPKPVYGPPPPLPAPPPPPPPPPPPPPPPPPPPSPKPVYGPPPPLPAPPPPPPPPPPPPPPPPPPSPKPVYGPPPPLPKPPPPPPPPPPPPPPPPPPSPKPAYGPPPPLPAPPPPPPPPPPPPPPPPSPKPVYGPPPPLPAPPPPPPPPPPPPPPPPSPKPVYGPPPPLPAPPPPPPPPPPPPPLPAPPKLEYGPPPSAPPAPPPPPPPPPPPPPSPKPVYGPAPPLPAPPPPPPPPPPPPPPPPPPAPPKSAYGPPPPLPAPPPPAPPPSLPTPPKLPYAPPPPLSSPVPPPPPPPPPPPPPPPPLPTPPKLPYAPPPPLPSPPPPSPPPPPPPPPPPPPPPPPTPKPSYGPPPTLPAPPPPPPPPPPLPTPPKLPYAPPPPLPSPPPPPPPPPPPPPPPTPPPVRPHLVYGPPPPAPPSPQPPLPAPAPKPAPLPKLPSLPPLPAVPKLTFGPPASVLSKLIPSVPALPALPPLPPVAPVTFSKFLSLELPRVESKIAGPSKIDISAEGGFSISL from the exons ATGCGGCTG TTGCAGACGTCGCTGCCGGTGCTGTGGCTGGCGCTGCTGGCGGCCGCCAAGCCGCCCCGGCCCaacgcgccgctgccgccgccgccgcccccgccgcccccgcggatCTCGTTCGGCTTCCCTGGCGCTCACGCGCTGCCCGAACCACCTCTCCAGGACGTGCTCAAGTTGATCCACGCACCACTGCCCAAGGTGCCGCCTCTACCAGCGCTTCCGCCTCTGCCGAATTTCCCAGAGTTGACGAAATTGCAATCGCCGCCTGCAGGCAAAGTGGTCATTCCACATGCGGTTTACGGACCGCCGCCTTCAGCACCTCCACCCCCACCGCcatcaccaccaccgccaccacctctTCCAGCTCCACCGAAGCTCGCCTATGGACCTCCACCTCCAGCTCCCAAATTACCTTCACCACCAAAGGTTGTCCTTCCACCACCAGCAAAAGTAACTCcttcaccaccaccgccgccgccaccaccgccacctCCGCCACCATTGCCGCTGCCAGCCCCACCTAAGCTAGCATATGGTCCACCACCTGCAGCACCCCCTCCACAGCGAtcaccacctccacctccaccaccaccaccaccaccattaccacTGACACTTCCACCCCCATCTCGTCCTTCTCTACCACCAAAAACGGTATATGGCCCTCCACCACCACTACCTGCACCACCTCCCCCACCACCTCCCCCTGCTCTCCCTCCTCCATCTCCTAAGCCAGTATACGGCCCCCCACCTCCTcttccagcaccaccaccacctcctccaccaccaccaccaccaccccctccacctcccccatcTCCCAAACCTGTTTATGGACCTCCACCTCCTCTTCCAGCACCTCCACCACCTcctccgccaccaccaccacctcctccacctcccccatcTCCAAAACCTGTTTATGGACCTCCACCACCTCTCCCAGCACCAccgccacctccaccaccacctcctccaccacctccaccaccgccACCTCCCCCATCTCCAAAACCTGTTTATGGACCTCCACCTCCTctcccagcaccaccaccaccacctcctccgcctCCCCCACCACCTCCTCCACCGCCACCTCCCCCATCTCCAAAACCTGTTTACGGACCTCCACCTCCTctcccagcaccaccaccacctcctccacctcccccgcCACCTCCACCACCGCCTCCTCCCCCATCTCCAAAACCTGTTTACGGACCTCCACCTCCTCTCCcaaaaccaccaccacctcctccacctcccccaccacctccaccacctccacctccaccatcTCCAAAACCTGCTTACGGACCTCCACCTCCTctcccagcaccaccaccacctcctccaccaccacctccgccacctccacctccaccatcTCCTAAACCTGTTTATGGACCTCCACCACCTctcccagcaccaccaccacctccaccaccaccacctccgccaCCTCCACCTCCCCCATCTCCTAAACCTGTTTATGGACCTCCACCACCTctcccagcaccaccaccacctccaccaccacctcccCCACCACCTCCACTTCCAGCACCACCAAAACTAGAATATGGTCCTCCCCCTTCTGcaccaccagcaccacctcctccacctccacctccacctccaccacccCCGTCTCCAAAACCTGTTTATGGGCCTGCACCTCCTCTCCCAgcgccaccacctcctcctcctcctcctcctcctcctcctcctcctcctcctcctccagcaccTCCTAAATCAGCATATGGCCCTCCACCTCCTCTTCCAGCAccgccaccaccagcaccaccaccatcaCTTCCAACTCCCCCTAAACTACCTTATGCTCCTCCACCACCACTGTCCTCAccagttcctcctcctcctccaccaccaccaccaccaccaccaccaccgccaccacttcCCACTCCCCCTAAACTACCCTATGCTCCTCCACCGCCACTGCcctcacctcctcctccttctcctcctcctccaccaccaccaccaccaccaccaccaccaccaccaccacctacccctAAACCTTCTTATGGTCCTCCACCAACTcttccagcaccaccaccacctccaccaccaccaccaccacttcccacTCCCCCTAAACTACCATATGCTCCTCCACCCCCATTGCCCTCaccacctcctccaccaccaccaccaccaccacccccaccaccacctactccaccaCCAGTTCGTCCTCACCTTGTTTATGGCCCCCCACCACCAGCTCCACCATCCCCACAGCCCCCACTACCAGCGCCAGCTCCTAAACCAGCACCTCTGCCAAAACTACCATCACTACCACCATTGCCAGCGGTTCCCAAACTCACCTTCGGCCCACCAGCCTCAGTACTGTCGAAACTTATCCCGTCAGTGCCTGCTCTTCCTGCACTTCCTCCTCTTCCGCCCGTCGCTCCCGTGACATTCAGCAAATTTTTGTCATTAGAGCTCCCAAGAGTGGAATCGAAGATTGCAGGTCCATCTAAAATTGACATCAGTGCTGAGGGAGGCTTCTCTATCAG